TGTCCTTCTCTGCAGCCAGTGGGCTTGCTTCCAGGCCCCTGCAACAACGCAGGGAGCGCTGGGAGGAAGCTGTTGgctggtgggaggggaaggaCTTAATCACTGCAGAAGGCCTTTCCTCtaaaggtgggggagagggaagttgCTGCCACCATCTGCCTAatgaaagaggggaaaggagcataggaagctgccatatactgagtcagaccactggtccatctagctcagtatggtttacccagactggcagcagcttctccaagattgtaggcagagtctctctcagccctatctgggagatgctgccagggagggaacttggaaccttctgctcttcccagagtggctccatcccctaagaggaagatctcatagtgctcacatggagtctcccattcaaatgcaatcagggcagaccctgcttagctaaggggacaagtcatgcttgctaccacaagaccagctctcctcacctaaaGGTGATCCTAGGCCCATGCACCAACTCACAAGCAAGGTGGTACTTGCCCTGGGCTCCCTCCGAAAAGAGGCAGCACCTTCATGAGCTCTGTGACTTGGTGCATTTTAATAGTGTGAGCCAGGTGGCTGCAAGAAACATTGAGGGTTGATGGTGGCCCATCATCCAAATTGTGATGGCCACAATTCTTAAGGGACATATCTCCCATTATCACTGGCAGCTGTTACATGTTCATGCTGGATTTGGTTCTCATCTTCACCCAGACAAATACAACAAGGGAAAGAGAtgcatttaaaaggatttttttaattACCTGGCTGAGTCTTTCCTGATCCCAGAGAGAGCCAATAATGAAAGCAACTAGTCGGCCTTCTTCAAACCAGCCCAGTGACAGCTCAGGGCAGAGGTTTAGAAAATGGCGGATCTCATCCAGGTGGAGGGGGCAGTCTCCTGACACCGAAATGAATGCTGTagaagacagagagaggagatcATCTTGTGCTGCTGATTAAAAAGTGGCAGTAAATCCTAAAGGCAGGATATTGAGCCAGCCCTGAGTACCAGGCAGAAGGTTGGAATGGAACTCCTGAATCCAATGGATTGCTATTTTCAAGCTAATTTTATTCCAATCTGGCTTCTGCTGTTACTTTCGGTAGAGAGGATAGATTTGGACAGAGTGAGGAGGTTAATCATTCCCTACAATAACCCCTGTGAAATCTGTGGGTGCCATCCTTCACTGCACCAGGTTTTTTGTTGGTTTGCTGTACAAGTTATGCAAGGGTTCTCCTTTATAAATCTTCACTGGGCTTTATGCTCATTAGAAAAGAAGTGAATTCTCAGCTACACACAGCAAATAGTGACCACTAAGACAAGCCTTTGAGGTACTTCAGGTAGACAATGGCCTCCATCATTAAACACTTGGCTCTTCAAATTCATGAGATAATATAGATGGTATTATGTGTGACTGGAATACTAGAGTGGTAAATATGCCAGTCCAATCAGATACGctttcccagcagggctgttgtcaAACAGCAACATCCTACGTGATACCACAAGCTACTTTTTAAAACTCTGCCCACCTGCTACTGAATTTAAAGGGCAGCTTGCAATGTGGCATGAGCAACTATTTACACCAAAACAGAGTTGCAACTTCGGGTTGATCAATGATCAAACAACTTAAATTGACCCTAACAACAATGTTCCCAACTTCCCATTGTGGGAAAACTTGGCCCAAGAACAAGTCTGATGAGGAATCTATTGCTTTATCAGGACACCTCTGATGCTAGGCTGTACACAATATCATTTAATTTTAGGTAACTGACTTTAGAAATTCTAAACTGCTGTTACTCAAGGTAAGAACACAATAGGAGGGAAAGACGGGTCATTTTTAAACCAAAAATATGCTTGCCTTCATTACATATTTAAGAAGGTTCAGTTCCATAATGGTCAAATCTGGCTACAAACCTCAGGGAGAAAATCAGTGCTGTTGCCCAAATATGAGTGCATGTACTTGCAGGGGCATAGTGAGGGGAGAGGGcgcatgttcatccctctccccagcggccccttggagtgagggagattatgaagaaaatagggaggggtggagctgtggaggccttcaggagttgagggcccgggttcccatccgctcagttatagctacacccctgtgtacaTGGCTTTAATACCAAAATTCAGATCTTGCCACTGAAATTCAAATGAAATGAATTTGTTTCCATGGTTTTAAACGTGTAAAGTTTTTGTGTCAGTAAAGTATAACATATGTTCTATAACTAGTAAGCACTTGGGCCTCTTGACTAGCTTCAGACTGATCTTTAGCATGTGGCTGTTTCTCCACTACTCCAGTGCTCTTTCTGCCTCCGTTACTGTCCCATCACTGGAGAGGCTGTGAACAAATGTCTCAGCTGCTGAATACATCCATTTTCACTTCCAAAAGAAGTCTCGCCTTCCACTACTGATTTTGCCAAGCCCCCACCCTCTATTATGCAGACCATCTTGGCCTCTGGGCATTTGGAACAATTAAGCCATATATGGTTTGTGCCATATATTGTAGTATGCTTGAtcgatttttattttattttattctattttatttttgtactgcccttccaaaaatggctcagggtggtttacacagagaaatggcaaacaaataagatggctccctgtccccacagggctcacaatctaaaaagaaacataagataaacaccagcaacagtcactggaggtacggtgctgggggtggatagggccagttactctcccctctgctaaataaaaagaatcaccacattaaaaggtgcctctttgccaagttagcaggggtaacgaTATGATTGGGAAGAGAGGTGCGACATTCTTGCTCTCTCTTCTAGGAAATATTGCTTGGTTTCCCTTATTGAGTAAGTACTGGCTGCAGTTCAGCATCAAACACTTCTGTGTAATGCATTTGCTGAGAAATGAGTGAAAGATTCTCCCTTCCCTCGTGCGCTTCCATGTTCTTCCCTTCCACCCTCAGTAAAAGAGCCCTGCAAGGCCTTTATCTAGAGACGAGGTTATGCAAGTACAGGAGAAGGTAGATGATGTGGGGTCTTACCTTCTCTCTCAATTTCAAACACGCTGATGGCATCCTCAGGGGTGAGGCACCGGAACTCGCTGGCAGGAAGCGTGTGTCGGCGCTGGCGACCAGGGGAGCTCCGTGGAGGTTTGAGGTGAATGGGTTTGAGGAACGGCAAGGCGCTGATCACAGACATCCTCTTGGCTTATTCCTGTGCCTTCTGTAGATTCCTGTGCCTTCTTCTCCTTTTGGAGTCAGCACGTCACAATTTCAGCCGGATGCCTCCAGCACAATCATCCAGCAGCTGAAAATACCCGCAGAGCACATAGCGGATTAGGTTGGTTGCATCTCGCTATATACATGCCAGGAATCTAGCATCTTAATCGTCATCTCCATCGCCTCTGTGGAGATGGCAGCCCCTCCCCAGGTCACAGGGGTGGGCCCATGTTATTGTCCAGCGCACAGAAGCAAAGTCCAGTAAACAGCCAGATGATGTGCATTGGAGCAGTAATGACAGAGCAAAGGAACCAGAAAAGGCTTTTAGAGCCCAGGGACTTGCCTGCAGGGCTAATACACTGACGTGAGCTGTGAAGGAATGGTGACTCTGAGGTCACCCAGAAGCTGGATTGGATGACTCAAAAGCACACTTAGGGCCTAATCCTGTCAGATGCAGATTGTTTCCTGCTAGGTGCTGGTCCCCTCTGATTTCAGTGGCACAAGAGGGAACTTAGCGACAGGACGAGTATGCTCTGTTCCCACACAGAATCAGGCTCTTAATGCTGTCAAAGCTACCTTCTGCCTTCTGGAAAGCTTTCCTGTAACTGTTAATTAACCAGACAAATTGAAGGCTAGAGGGACCAAAGTTATTTTCCACGCAGAGGCAAGAAGAAACCAAATGTGGGATCCAGGGTAATCTGTGGAGTACACTTAAAGGGAGTGGGTGATATTTTGTGGGTAGGGACCTTACAATTTTGAAAAGGCGAAGGTGCCTTTTCCAAAGTGCTGCTACAGAAAAGATGCAGCAGAAAAGTCCTTTAGCAAGAAAGCTGGCTAGGGGCAAAAACACCCAGCTAGAAGTTTGAAGCCAGGTTGGAGGAAAACACTccttggccacacacacacacacacacacacagacaaacgtTCTCCATTTTGGGCTGGTTTTTTACTGGCCAGCACCCtaacactgtgcatgtgcagctaaAAACACACAGATGCAGCACTAGCGTCAGCACTTCTGTGGCATGTTTGCTCctatgcggggggagggggattcaccagtcccccctcccccagaagcactctgtgcaaaccGAAATGAGGTCCCCAAGGGGAAATCGGTGACCATCCCTCCACCCACACaggagcacctgcacttctgaagcaCCAACGCTAGTGCTGCACGTGCGCAGTATTAGGAAGTTGGCCACGGGGATGGGAGAAAAGTTAATATACTACAGCAAACAAGATGCATCGAAGTGAAGCACACGGGGACAACAGCAAACAGAGACAGTTGCGGGGATACTAAAccttgaggtgagtctcacgatcagtgaggctcgccagatggggttaggtggagagagcgggcttagcctactctccccacagacgagcaagcCTTCagtcctgggcggccggatcggctgcccacactactgccagctccgtcaaggagccggcaggggctgcgggatTGGGgtccatgcagcccccagaagttccaggatgtcccacacaagcatgtggggcatcctggagagaccccccgagcccagggggctgcttgcagcctcccggtcgggggtctccttgtgtgtcgctgtgctccgtggcaacacatgagcagaacACTGAGGtgaacggagcgctcactctgttaacctcggctaaggggaggggtagtttagGCGGTCTGCTGCCGGGAGTCATGTgcctcccgtggcagcacacgatcgccaaacgcaggctaggctcccttagcccgctttttggcgatcgtgagaatcgcctctgtgTTTGGATCTTCAGTTGATTATATAtaccaggggttcctaacctgtggaacttcagatgtttctgaactacaactcccatcatccccagctttaattGATTGATTCTGCTCAAAAACATACGATTTTAAATACACATCTGGAACCCCACACAGTGAAAGGcaatatgtgtgagagagaagtgatttggAGTGAGAAAATAGCCAGCAGGGAAAAGTTCAGCATCGCCCTTTGTGTATAAAGTCTAGTTTGCCCCAAAGGCAAGCCATGGTCTCTCCTCTCTATAATATGGAGGCTTTAGAGCTCCTTCACATGAAGTCCAGTCAATAGTCTACAGTGCTGAAGCATGTATGAAGCTAAGCAAGGTTGGACCTGATGGAAGACCACTGGGGATCCCATGTTAAGGAGCAGAATAAATATTATGTTTATGAAAAATGTTTGTGAAGTACTCTAACATGTAGGGAAAGCactatatatttactaggcaacattcagactaagttagtcctaagtcccactgaaattaatggggcgtTCATAACTAACTTGTCTTATTGATTTCGAAGGTGCTTAATCTTGACTAACCAGCCTAGATATTTAccaatgtggtggtggtgttaccACCACGGTTGTATAAATTAAAATGCCCACTGCTATTTTGCATGCTCACACAGAACCCAAAGCAGCCACCTCAGTTCTGAAAACACTGATTATTACACATGGACTTTCACTTTGCACCACGGGTTCCTGTACTTTGGGGGCCCAGCCAAGGCTTTACACAGAACAGTCTATtgcaatggaaggaaggaaagttcaGAGTATTGGATGCTGGACATCCTCTGACCGCTGTGGCTCCCCAGAAGTCACACTAGATGTTCTGAAGCGTCAGTGTGAGTTTCCCTCAGTCAAGAAAACAGTTGGACTCCCCATATCTAACTAGGAGAGATCAGAGGCAGGTAGTTCTCCTAATGGCACCCATTTGTGATCAAAGGAAAAACTGAAGGGCCACCACTATTTGGGCCTGTTGTGTGCTTTCCCAGAGAATCCCATGAAAAAGAGGAGACCTTATAACAGTCAACACTAATTGGCACAGCTGCTTGGAGTTACACTGACTGAAAGGAAGCAGACCAATACTATGTTATCCTGGCATAGTATTTGTTTGGGAGGATCAACATGAGATGAAATCTTTCCTTAGCAATGAACAGCCTCTCTGCAAGTCTCTTTCCCCCCAACAAAATCTTCCAAGACTAAACGGCTTTTTATCTTCCAAAGATGGCAATTGATcctagtggttcccaacctggggttctccagatgttgctgaactacaactcccatcatccccagctacaatttactgtggctggggatgttgtagttcagcaacatctggaggaccctaggttgggaaccactggtcaaAACCATTGCAGCTTCACACACTATAAGGAGCTAATACCATTTTCAAAAGAGTTCCTTATTTCTAACATATTGATTTACAGTAACAAGCCCTAGAGCTTTCCTAAACTTGAACCTCCTCCCAAGGAAGTACATCATCAATAACTGTATCCCTGAGACATATTCTTCTTCTCTATATACTCTACACAGAATGAGCTGTGTAGGTTTGAGGAGATGTCTGATGGACTATAAAACCTCCAGAAAATCAGCAGCCAAGCCAGGCTTGTGTGCATTTGGATTTATTCACCTGTTATCTATTTTGAGCAATCATATTAGACGAAGTGCTTCCTGAGCTGTGATCAGACTGGAGGCATCAAGGCACATGCATGCTTCACTACATGTCTACCTTTGGCACACGCTGCTAGGTTTTGGACCTGTAACATGGAAGTGAAAGGGTATCTGACCACCTGTGTGCAGCACAGGCTCTAAACCTATTTCAGGGTACCAAATGAAATTTCACACACATTTCCATTGCCTTTGAATCTTGCTATCAAGCATCAGATCCAGTGCAAAATAACatagcaaaacaaaaccctgagGCTGGATCATTAATGATGGCTTAACAGGGGCCCACTTTGCTATCTAATTACAGGCTGGCTAGCAGGCTAATAGGATCTAGaagaaaaaccaaacaaaacaaatgcaGCACTAGCAGATGTGGGGCACTGAAAATGTGGGATGTACCCTTTAATTTAATTAGACTTTCTCCTATGTTTGCATGGAGTTGCGCTCTTCAAAGTAAGTGAAATTAGTTGCAAGGGGAGTGAGCATCTGTGCACAGATTTCTGATGCGGTTTCATGAAAGAGGTAATGATACTTCAAAATGATGGAAATAATGAGGATGCCATATACGTGCACGCGCTCCTTGTGTTACTTCtcagtgtgctttgcagagtgaaAGGGGAACTGGGGGACAGATCAGGTGAAGCAGATTAGACCATTAATTATTACAGGTCCCTGAGGTCAGTACTTAGACGTGACAAGTGATCTGTACACATAAATCTTAAGTGCCACCCTCCCAACCAGATTTCTAGGGACAAATTCCTGGTGGTCATGATTTGATTTTCCATTTGGATGTGCATATTACTTGTGTATCAACATGAGGaacaaaatggcagtgggcaggaagtggcagcagtgaCCTGTGTGACTTCAAACTTGCTCTTATCCAAAATTGCAACCTGCCCAGTTTGGGCTGGCTCAGGTCTTCCCTGCAGCTGCATACAACTTATTGCACAATCCACAACCTGACTATTTTGAGGGCTGTTAACTGAGTTGAGGGTATGGAGGCCCATGTATAATTCACAATGcctgttttggggtttgtttgttttttgcaaaggttGCTAGGTCTGCAAGATGGAAGTGATACAGTGGCAGACCCTGTATGTGCAGTTCCAGCATCAAGCCTGTTTCTGGGTTCCACGTGAAATGTTACAGAATGTcttcagtttttagtttttataattcttgatttttagcttttaaaataactttttaaatttgaaacataattctgattgtggttttagcctggacttttaacttgttgattcggtttggttaattttattagttttattttacagtgaatctgttttattgttgtgagccgccccgagcaatactgtacaggaggggtggggtataattttaaataaataaatgtgagtcGTGCGATCAAGCAACAGATGCTGAATACCAGTATGGACTTCCCCAGTGAAAtgcaatgtttttatttatttatttatctatctatctatccatcatatttttatactgcccaatatgtacatctctaggcggtgttttTGAGGCTGTAAAAATATTCAAGAACTCAAGAAGTGCTCAAGAATTTGAGAACTTCAAAGCACGGGCTTTAAATTTGGATGTAGTTGTAGCAATGATTTGTATACAATGCTTAGGATTCTTCCAGGTTGTATCAGAGGCCCAGTAGCACTGTAGAATTATTAGGTAGGTGGTGATCCCTTGATCAGCATCCGAAGGGCAGGGCTGTGTGAATGTAACAGTCTGCAGAACTGCAGACAAGCACACCATGTGGAACTGGATGCAGAATTCGTTGTTTACATTGGCATTCATGAAAATAATGTCAGAAAGGGCAGGCTGCAATAATGCAACTGCTGGGGATAACACTGTTCTTAGCCAAAGAGGTTAAATACCATTGTGCTCTTTCCACACATGCTGAGAAAGAGATTCATGCAACTGTAAAGACCTTTGTCCTAGGCACAAATAGAAAGAACAGACTGTCCCTGACTTTAAATATAACTATCTTTCAAGGCAACACCGTGTGTAATACCACGTAAATTAACATCTCACACTCAAAATCATGCCACAGAACATTCTGTACATCTTTAGATCCATATGTACATGCACAGAATTGGCTCTAGTAAGCACTCTCATGAAATTCAGACTCATTATAGTTTAATTGCAAAGAGTCTACTTGCAAAAGGGTTAAGAATTCAGTCTTGCCGGGAAACGTGAGGATATTTTCTGATTATAAACCATAATTTGAGTCTGGGAATTTCTCCACACTTCCTTTTCCCCAAGCATTAATAAATGATTCTGTATAATCCATTCATTAGTCACtgatttaaaatacagattttaATTAGAACCATTCCTTGCAAAATATTTTCTCTATTATGGAAAAAAAAATAGTAATCTCTTGCTATCACTTTGtgtttttggattttttaaaagactatcAGTTATTTGACTATATTAGATCTATTCCGTCTTCATTAAACATCCTTATATATAATATGCTTTATCCTGTATTATTTATATTGTTGAtaaatcatttaaaaagaaaacagttgATTGACTAAAGCTGAAtaacctatgcatatttattaagaagtaaattccactgtatTCAGTGGGCCCTACTTCCTGGTAAGTGTGTAAGAGCACAATTTCCAGATTTGCAATATATGTAAGAAACAGAAATGTGATAGGAATCTTGCCTTCACATTGTCATATTCTTCtactgagattttttaaaatagtaatgGTTGCATTAAAATATCACAAACACATACCACTGCAGTAGTTAATATATAAGGAGGAAAGAATGTAGAATCACTGTGAGTGTGACTTTTCCCAACTTTAGAAATCGACATTAAAGAAGTTAGAGCAAAAATACAGACTCTTACCTGTGAATGAAGTTTTCTTGAAGGATTTGAAGAGTTACTGTCTTTGAATAATAAACTGTAATCTTGCAGAGCtgccaggaagaagagaggagaaacAAACTGTAGTGAACTCTGATGTATTGTTCTTCAGAGACTCAGGGAACTCCAgcttttatatttgttatttatAAAGCACGTGATGGTGGACTTAACGACGTTTCTAAACCCTCATGAGACAAGTGAAATGCAAAGGGGCTTGAAGGTGACATGGCAACAAAAGGATCCTAGCAGGCTTTACTTTCTTGGCATGATTTTCTGCTGAGGGATAAAGTGTTTTAGTTGATTGCTAGATATGAAGGTCATGGCACAAACCACAAGTGAATAGTCAGGTAAGGAGTAGTGGCAGAAaacaggtggtataaaaacacaTTGCATGCCCTTGCTTTAACTGTAAAATCTAAACATCATGTTGCTTGAAAGTAAACGTGACTCAGTTAATACTACTGAAAATGCAACTAGTCTTAACTTAGATGGGCTTCGCCCTTGATCCACTGTGTTTCATAACTGAGTTTTCcatcaagttctttaatgttgcTATTCAAGTGCATAGAATTTATAATTTTTGTTCCAATTTGTGTCAGAGTTTGAGGAAGAAAATAACTGTGAACCAGAACCCCATTCAGGGTATGCAGGTTTAAGCTTTTAAGGCTTTCTTGCCATGTTTTTCACAAACATGAAAGCCAGTATTGCTGATTCTTTAAAGAAACAACTGTAATATGACTTCTTATGGATTCTACAGGAATTATAAAATTATGTTCCATGCAGATTTGCAGTTTCTGCAAAGAACTGCAGTTCACATACTTTTTTACACCGTAACTCAGAATTAGTCCACTCTGGTCAGCAactacttatctatctatctatccatccatccatccatccattcattccccgcccctccagtacactactgcccgggatagctcacaacaataaaatagatacaagacacaataaaagtaaaaaaaataacCAATTGAACAaagaagttaaaagtcaggttaaaaaccacaatcattattaggttcaaattaaaagttattttaaaagctaaaaaccgaaaattataaaaagctaaagaacctaccagatataacaaaaaatggagcattacaaagtctcctttaaaaggtgtgttttaagttgttttttaaaagcactgtg
Above is a window of Hemicordylus capensis ecotype Gifberg chromosome 2, rHemCap1.1.pri, whole genome shotgun sequence DNA encoding:
- the AANAT gene encoding serotonin N-acetyltransferase, which translates into the protein MSVISALPFLKPIHLKPPRSSPGRQRRHTLPASEFRCLTPEDAISVFEIEREAFISVSGDCPLHLDEIRHFLNLCPELSLGWFEEGRLVAFIIGSLWDQERLSQDALTLHKPHGSTVHIHVLAVHRTFRQQGKGSILMWRYLQYLCCLPYVRRATLMCEDFLIPFYSKCGFKVRGPCEITVGSLNFIEMQHAVRGHAFMRRNSGC